A section of the Terriglobia bacterium genome encodes:
- the hslV gene encoding ATP-dependent protease subunit HslV — MRKKPPVRSTTVLAVRRDGKVVMAGDGQVTMGEGVVKHTARKIRRLYEDKILAGFAGSTADAFSLFSRFEAKLEQYHGNLGRAAVELAKEWRTDKALRHLEALLLVADGTQTFLISGAGDVIEPDDGIAAIGSGGPYALAAARALFENTQLPARKIVEEAMKIAAKICIFTNDKVTIEEL, encoded by the coding sequence ATGAGAAAGAAACCACCAGTGCGTTCGACGACCGTGCTGGCCGTCCGTCGTGACGGGAAAGTTGTCATGGCCGGCGACGGACAGGTCACCATGGGCGAAGGTGTGGTCAAGCACACCGCCCGCAAGATCCGCCGCCTCTACGAGGACAAGATCCTCGCGGGGTTCGCCGGCTCCACCGCCGACGCCTTTTCCCTGTTCTCGCGCTTTGAAGCCAAGCTGGAGCAGTATCACGGCAACCTGGGCCGGGCCGCGGTGGAGCTGGCCAAGGAATGGCGCACCGACAAGGCCCTGCGGCACCTGGAGGCCCTGCTGCTTGTCGCCGACGGCACGCAGACCTTCCTCATCTCCGGCGCCGGCGACGTGATCGAGCCCGACGATGGCATCGCGGCCATCGGCAGCGGCGGACCGTACGCCCTGGCCGCAGCGCGGGCCCTGTTCGAAAACACCCAGCTTCCCGCGCGCAAGATCGTCGAGGAGGCCATGAAGATCGCGGCCAAGATCTGCATCTTCACCAACGACAAGGTGACGATCGAGGAACTCTAG
- a CDS encoding CBS domain-containing protein, translated as MSILNLCDQPVAKVPLGATCAEAIQAMVDRRVGAVCVVDGDGKPAGIFTERDVLRKLALSGLDPKKVMVRDYMTSNLDMATLKTSPGEAFAAMINTHYRHLPIVDENGVLLGILSIRNLLQSKIDELTQQLDSIEIAMSNDAPGGD; from the coding sequence ATGAGCATCCTCAACCTGTGCGATCAGCCCGTGGCCAAGGTGCCTCTGGGTGCAACCTGCGCCGAAGCCATCCAGGCCATGGTCGACCGCCGCGTGGGCGCGGTCTGCGTGGTGGACGGCGACGGCAAGCCGGCCGGCATCTTCACCGAGCGCGACGTCCTGCGCAAGCTGGCCCTCAGCGGCCTCGACCCCAAGAAGGTCATGGTCCGCGACTACATGACCTCCAACCTCGACATGGCCACACTCAAGACTTCGCCCGGCGAGGCTTTCGCCGCCATGATCAATACCCACTACCGCCATCTGCCGATCGTGGACGAGAACGGTGTGCTGCTGGGCATCCTCTCTATCCGCAATCTGCTCCAGTCCAAGATCGACGAGCTCACTCAGCAGCTCGACTCCATCGAGATCGCCATGTCCAACGACGCCCCGGGCGGAGACTAG
- a CDS encoding amidohydrolase family protein, which translates to MRKIVFAVLLFSLAAYAQTDGITVLRAGTLIDGKSAQPLHNQVIVIKDNRIVSVGGAAPAGAKVIDLGNAVVLPGLIDTHTHIFLQGEEPSEGGYDAQLLKHGLAFRAARATVAARRCLEQGFTTIRDVETEGAGAGDVGIKQAVDGGYIPGPRIFATTRAISTTYGYPLEGYAPEIEFTIPKGAQLIDGPVEARKAVREQLELGADWIKVYMTHRSWATPDGKLGVQPTLTLDEIKAITDEAHANGHKVACHAYGGVGLHRALDGGCDSIEHGLDLDDPAIAQMVKQGTWLVPTLSAYYYHNAPENTPEGKRDRLRVELHGPSFNRALKAGVKIAFGTDVGGFLWTESMAQEFGYMVKFGMTPMQAIQSATARAAELLDMQGQLGVIAPGAYADIIAVQGDPLHDVSVLKDVRFVMKDGKVFKNELAGAR; encoded by the coding sequence CCGCGCCGGCACTCTGATCGACGGCAAGTCCGCCCAGCCGCTGCACAACCAGGTCATCGTCATCAAGGACAACCGCATTGTGAGCGTGGGCGGCGCCGCGCCCGCCGGGGCAAAGGTGATTGACCTGGGCAACGCCGTCGTCCTGCCCGGCCTCATCGACACGCACACGCACATCTTCCTGCAAGGCGAGGAGCCATCCGAGGGCGGCTACGACGCGCAGCTCCTGAAGCACGGTCTGGCCTTCCGAGCCGCGCGCGCCACAGTCGCCGCGCGCCGCTGCCTGGAGCAGGGCTTCACCACCATCCGCGACGTCGAAACCGAGGGCGCCGGCGCCGGCGACGTCGGCATCAAGCAGGCGGTCGACGGCGGATACATTCCCGGCCCGCGCATCTTCGCCACCACCCGCGCCATCTCCACCACCTACGGCTATCCGCTGGAGGGCTACGCCCCGGAGATCGAGTTCACCATCCCCAAGGGCGCGCAGCTTATCGACGGCCCCGTCGAAGCGCGCAAGGCGGTGCGCGAGCAGCTCGAGCTGGGCGCCGACTGGATCAAGGTGTACATGACGCACCGCTCCTGGGCCACACCCGACGGCAAGCTCGGCGTACAGCCCACGCTCACCCTGGACGAGATCAAGGCCATCACCGACGAGGCGCACGCCAACGGCCACAAGGTCGCCTGCCACGCTTACGGCGGCGTCGGCCTGCACCGCGCACTCGACGGCGGCTGCGACTCCATCGAGCACGGACTCGATCTCGACGACCCCGCGATCGCACAGATGGTCAAACAAGGGACCTGGCTCGTCCCCACCTTGAGCGCCTACTACTATCACAACGCTCCCGAGAACACTCCCGAGGGCAAGCGCGACCGCCTGCGCGTCGAGCTCCACGGGCCGTCGTTCAACCGCGCGCTGAAGGCAGGCGTGAAGATCGCGTTTGGCACCGATGTCGGGGGCTTCTTGTGGACTGAGTCCATGGCCCAGGAGTTCGGCTACATGGTGAAGTTCGGCATGACCCCGATGCAGGCCATCCAGTCGGCCACCGCACGCGCCGCCGAGCTGCTCGACATGCAGGGACAACTCGGGGTCATCGCCCCCGGCGCTTACGCCGACATCATCGCCGTCCAAGGTGACCCGCTGCACGACGTCAGCGTGCTCAAGGACGTGCGCTTCGTCATGAAGGACGGGAAGGTATTCAAGAACGAATTGGCGGGTGCGAGATAG